One Methanocaldococcus infernus ME DNA segment encodes these proteins:
- a CDS encoding MEMO1 family protein, protein MRYPAVAGLFYPSNPEELLEMIESCYLHELGPKKLPSIGSYSILGLVCPHAGYIYSGPIQAHSYLALSKHADPSEEITAVILGPNHTGLGSGVSVSADIWRTPLGDMEPDKEFIDLLWRECEIIDLDETAHLQEHSIEVQLPFLKHLELLEIAKFKIVPICMMFQDYETAIEVGYFIAKVAKELNRRVVVIASSDLSHYEPQEIAVEKDRIVINDIIKMDEKRLYEDVVKYNISMCGYGPVMAMIRALKELGGERAKLLAYATSGDVTGDYSAVVGYSSIAINRLLE, encoded by the coding sequence ATGAGATATCCAGCAGTTGCAGGCTTATTTTATCCTTCAAATCCTGAGGAATTGTTAGAGATGATTGAGAGCTGTTATTTACATGAGCTTGGTCCTAAAAAGTTACCATCTATTGGCTCTTATAGCATCTTAGGCTTAGTTTGCCCTCATGCTGGCTATATCTACTCTGGCCCTATTCAGGCCCATTCCTACTTAGCCCTTTCCAAGCATGCTGATCCCTCTGAGGAAATAACTGCTGTTATCTTAGGGCCCAACCACACAGGCTTAGGTTCAGGAGTTAGTGTTTCAGCAGATATATGGAGAACCCCTTTAGGAGATATGGAGCCAGATAAGGAGTTTATAGACTTACTATGGAGAGAGTGTGAAATCATTGACTTAGATGAGACAGCTCACTTACAAGAGCATTCTATAGAGGTTCAGCTACCCTTCTTAAAGCATTTAGAGCTCTTAGAGATAGCTAAGTTTAAGATAGTTCCTATCTGTATGATGTTTCAAGACTATGAAACTGCTATAGAGGTTGGTTACTTTATAGCTAAGGTAGCTAAAGAGCTTAATAGAAGAGTTGTAGTTATAGCTTCCTCTGACCTCTCTCACTATGAACCCCAAGAGATAGCTGTAGAGAAAGATAGGATTGTTATCAATGACATTATAAAGATGGATGAGAAAAGGTTGTATGAGGATGTTGTAAAATATAATATTTCAATGTGTGGTTATGGCCCAGTAATGGCTATGATAAGGGCTTTAAAAGAGCTTGGAGGAGAGAGGGCTAAGCTCTTAGCCTATGCAACCTCTGGAGATGTAACAGGAGATTACTCGGCTGTTGTTGGTTATTCCTCTATAGCCATTAACAGACTCTTGGAATAG
- a CDS encoding DJ-1/PfpI/YhbO family deglycase/protease: MKKYLFIIIFFVLLSMCINNKVESMKGKILMVIAPENFRDEELFEPMAVFENNGYAVDIASTKKGVCKGMLGAEVKVNLTIDEVDPKNYVAIVIIGGTGSPKYLWHNEKLINLVKEFYEENKTVAAICLSPVVLAEAGILKGKEATVFPAKEALEEFKKYGVKYVDKGVVRVDKIVTAKSPDYARVFGLEVLKTLE; the protein is encoded by the coding sequence TTTATTATTATTTTCTTTGTGCTATTAAGTATGTGCATAAATAATAAGGTTGAGAGTATGAAGGGAAAAATATTGATGGTTATAGCTCCTGAAAACTTTAGGGATGAAGAGCTATTTGAGCCTATGGCTGTCTTTGAAAATAATGGTTATGCTGTTGATATAGCATCCACAAAAAAAGGAGTTTGTAAGGGAATGCTTGGAGCTGAGGTTAAGGTAAATTTAACAATAGATGAGGTTGATCCTAAAAACTATGTGGCTATAGTAATTATTGGAGGTACAGGGTCTCCAAAGTACTTATGGCATAATGAAAAACTAATTAACCTTGTTAAAGAATTCTATGAGGAAAATAAGACTGTAGCAGCTATCTGCTTGTCTCCTGTTGTCTTAGCAGAGGCTGGGATTTTAAAGGGTAAGGAAGCTACAGTTTTTCCAGCTAAGGAAGCCTTGGAGGAGTTTAAAAAGTATGGAGTTAAGTATGTTGATAAGGGAGTAGTTAGAGTTGATAAAATAGTCACTGCAAAATCTCCCGACTATGCGAGGGTTTTTGGCTTAGAGGTTTTAAAAACTTTAGAATAA
- the cas8a1 gene encoding type I-B CRISPR-associated protein Cas8b1/Cst1, which produces MGNKTFYWTGHPFADAGLSAILLLNNKQNPDEIDENDIKKAIEFASNLYAKNEWVRYLSGKIFPNNGFIMTNPSMSKKRSPENIAKNLWKLYENIPEILEPSSKERRCIICGRRVPYGKGDRSIFPLLGTGKMLNFFHSGNPKGEDICAHCIFLAQFMPLVAYNLSSVLVIHTYPYSKMLRFYDESLRQVRISSLVPDAKGFRKPENFFFKLLIDITKNVESSKYWKNTVVTLYYFINDNRSQNIDIIYIPNDILRFVAFAGEVDPEGWRNIVNMGWSKKDNLNFEEMEKTRVNEVYKKLLNDESILRYFYDGINKKVNASWELLEFYCLEVLKLDKEALDFIKDVGDRIIETIEKLNDNDLRKIVGELERSTKLYEFENFFIRVEKIRQKNGIPRSLLTFDEFARLLMGYGEDITMSWKVVKDLLLFRIYEKLHDRLIKTSEENYEGDEK; this is translated from the coding sequence ATGGGAAATAAAACATTCTATTGGACAGGGCATCCCTTTGCTGATGCTGGCTTGTCAGCTATACTATTACTAAATAACAAGCAAAATCCTGATGAAATTGATGAGAATGACATTAAAAAGGCTATAGAGTTTGCATCCAATTTATATGCTAAAAATGAATGGGTTAGATATTTAAGTGGGAAAATTTTTCCAAATAATGGATTTATAATGACTAATCCAAGTATGAGTAAGAAAAGAAGTCCTGAAAATATTGCTAAAAACCTATGGAAATTATATGAAAATATTCCAGAAATTTTAGAACCTTCATCAAAAGAGAGAAGATGTATTATCTGTGGTAGAAGAGTTCCTTATGGTAAGGGTGATAGATCTATATTCCCATTGTTGGGTACTGGTAAGATGCTAAATTTCTTTCATTCAGGAAATCCAAAGGGAGAAGATATTTGTGCACACTGTATATTTTTAGCTCAATTTATGCCTTTAGTAGCCTATAACTTATCAAGTGTTTTAGTAATTCACACATATCCATATAGTAAGATGTTAAGATTTTATGATGAAAGTTTAAGACAAGTAAGAATCTCAAGTTTAGTTCCAGATGCTAAAGGATTCAGAAAACCAGAGAATTTTTTCTTTAAATTGTTAATTGATATTACAAAAAATGTTGAAAGTAGTAAATATTGGAAGAATACTGTAGTCACCCTTTACTATTTTATAAATGATAATAGAAGTCAAAATATTGATATTATCTATATTCCAAATGATATACTAAGATTTGTAGCCTTTGCAGGAGAAGTGGATCCTGAAGGTTGGAGAAATATAGTAAATATGGGTTGGAGTAAAAAAGATAATTTAAATTTTGAAGAAATGGAAAAAACAAGAGTAAATGAAGTTTATAAAAAATTGTTAAATGATGAAAGCATACTAAGATATTTCTATGATGGTATAAATAAGAAGGTTAATGCTAGTTGGGAATTATTGGAATTTTATTGTCTGGAGGTGTTAAAATTGGATAAAGAAGCTTTAGATTTTATTAAAGATGTTGGAGATAGAATTATAGAAACCATAGAAAAATTAAATGACAATGATTTAAGGAAAATTGTTGGAGAGTTAGAGAGGTCAACAAAGCTTTATGAATTTGAAAATTTCTTTATAAGAGTTGAGAAAATAAGGCAAAAAAATGGAATTCCAAGATCCCTATTAACTTTTGATGAATTTGCAAGGTTGTTAATGGGTTATGGTGAGGACATAACAATGTCTTGGAAAGTTGTTAAAGATCTCTTATTATTTAGAATTTATGAAAAGCTTCATGATAGGCTAATTAAGACCTCAGAAGAAAACTATGAAGGTGATGAAAAATGA
- the cas5b gene encoding type I-B CRISPR-associated protein Cas5b: MIRVKLKSWTATFRYPTFQSGYQPTLPLPPISTILGLLSAAKGEIVNLEDVEFFGYIFKSEGKGVDLEKTYYLSNENEVKTDVIRREFLFNNTLYLYLPDGWKTYFKSPRYQLLLGRSCDIATVEEIKKINLEMKREVPIGGTILPLEANVPGMILALPVEFDYSKIPRCVKLVKPFVLLPYPKDRRKLKTYSGELPYDDELNLGVWIYDKSLFS; the protein is encoded by the coding sequence ATGATCAGAGTTAAATTAAAGAGTTGGACAGCAACTTTTAGATATCCAACATTTCAATCTGGATATCAGCCAACTCTTCCCCTTCCTCCAATATCAACAATTTTAGGGTTACTTTCTGCTGCAAAGGGAGAAATTGTTAACTTAGAAGATGTTGAATTTTTTGGATACATATTTAAAAGTGAAGGAAAAGGGGTTGATTTAGAAAAGACTTACTACCTAAGTAATGAGAATGAGGTTAAAACAGATGTAATAAGAAGGGAATTTCTATTCAACAATACTTTATACTTATATTTACCAGATGGTTGGAAGACATATTTTAAAAGTCCAAGATATCAACTACTATTAGGAAGATCTTGTGACATTGCCACAGTAGAGGAAATTAAAAAAATTAATTTAGAGATGAAAAGAGAGGTTCCAATTGGTGGAACAATCCTACCATTAGAGGCTAATGTTCCTGGAATGATATTAGCTCTACCTGTGGAATTTGACTACTCTAAAATCCCAAGGTGTGTAAAGTTGGTAAAGCCTTTTGTTCTTTTACCTTATCCAAAAGATAGGAGGAAATTAAAAACATACAGTGGAGAGCTACCATATGATGATGAGCTAAATTTAGGTGTATGGATCTATGACAAATCTCTGTTTAGCTAA
- the cas1b gene encoding type I-B CRISPR-associated endonuclease Cas1b, producing the protein MRKKSLTLLTDGTLFRKENTIYFENKYGKKPLAIEGIYDIYIYGNVNISSQALHYLAQKGIVVHFFNHYGYYDGTFYPREKLISGDLTVKQVEHYLNKEKRLELAKLFVFGAIKNIEHNLVKFKNKYKFNNELKRLESVKKITEVMNIEGIVRAKYYSLWDETLKDEFKIVKRTRKPPKNEMNALISFLNSRLYATIISEIYNTQLNPSVSYLHEVGTRRFSLALDLSEIFKPIYVDRLANRLVKQNIIKKSHFRDDLNGMLLTDEGMRLVIKFFNELLESTVKHPKLNKNVSKKRLIRLECYKLIKHLLEVNKYSPLIAWF; encoded by the coding sequence ATGAGAAAAAAGAGCTTAACCTTACTTACAGATGGTACTTTATTTAGAAAGGAAAATACTATTTACTTTGAAAACAAGTATGGGAAAAAGCCTTTAGCTATTGAAGGAATCTATGATATTTATATCTATGGAAATGTAAATATAAGTTCTCAAGCTCTACACTACTTAGCTCAGAAGGGAATAGTGGTTCATTTCTTTAATCACTATGGCTACTATGATGGAACCTTTTATCCAAGAGAAAAGTTGATTTCAGGAGATCTAACTGTTAAACAAGTTGAGCATTATTTAAATAAGGAGAAAAGGTTAGAACTTGCAAAATTATTTGTTTTTGGTGCTATAAAGAATATAGAGCATAACTTAGTGAAGTTCAAGAATAAATATAAATTTAATAATGAACTAAAAAGGCTGGAAAGTGTAAAAAAGATAACTGAGGTTATGAATATTGAGGGAATTGTAAGAGCAAAGTACTATTCCCTTTGGGATGAAACTTTAAAAGATGAGTTTAAGATAGTTAAAAGAACCAGAAAACCTCCTAAAAATGAAATGAATGCCTTGATTAGCTTTTTAAATTCCAGATTGTATGCTACAATAATTTCAGAAATTTATAATACTCAACTAAATCCATCAGTTAGCTATTTACATGAAGTTGGAACAAGGAGATTCTCATTAGCCTTAGACTTAAGTGAGATATTCAAACCTATTTATGTTGATAGGTTAGCAAATAGGTTGGTTAAACAAAATATTATTAAGAAAAGTCATTTTAGAGATGATTTAAATGGGATGTTATTAACTGATGAGGGAATGAGATTGGTTATAAAATTCTTTAATGAGCTTTTAGAGTCTACTGTTAAGCATCCAAAGCTAAATAAAAATGTAAGTAAAAAGAGATTAATTAGATTAGAGTGTTACAAGCTAATTAAACATTTGTTAGAGGTTAATAAATATTCTCCACTCATTGCATGGTTTTAA
- a CDS encoding UPF0058 family protein translates to MQKEQLMRLHQFFVYLAKEIIKDCENNDCKELLELYNKLEIKPHHIHRLKNEQKAAILLLSACISKCLEEEIDIPKNLSEKLKENALKYLNGVKR, encoded by the coding sequence ATGCAAAAAGAACAGTTGATGAGATTACATCAATTTTTTGTTTATCTTGCTAAGGAAATTATTAAAGATTGTGAAAATAATGACTGTAAAGAACTCTTAGAGCTTTACAATAAATTAGAGATTAAGCCCCATCATATCCATAGGTTAAAGAATGAGCAGAAGGCAGCTATTTTACTGTTGTCAGCCTGTATCTCAAAATGCTTAGAGGAAGAAATAGACATTCCTAAAAACTTATCTGAGAAATTAAAGGAGAATGCTCTAAAATATTTAAATGGAGTTAAGAGATAA
- a CDS encoding 3-dehydroquinate synthase II translates to MKFGWVCAADRDSWEDRKEIVKMALESSIPVVVVRPEDIEKVRELGNIKVASHSLDADIVLISKNDDIEFLKEAKEKGKETAIYIPIESKEDEEFASEVARFGFVDYIVIEGRDWTIIPLENLIADLFNRDVKIVASVKDLKEAKTSYEILEKGTDGVLLNPEKLEDVKELSKLIEELNKEKVKLDTAVITKVEPIGSGDRVCIDTCSLMKIGEGMLVGSYSRGLFLVHSETVENPYVDTRPFRVNAGPVHAYILCPGNKTKYLSDLKAGDKVLIVDKDGNAREAIVGRVKIEKRPLILIEAEYKGDKIRTILQNAETIRLVGEDGKPISVVELKPGDKVLIKYDEYARHFGMAIKESIIEK, encoded by the coding sequence ATGAAATTTGGGTGGGTTTGTGCTGCTGATAGGGATAGTTGGGAAGATAGGAAAGAGATAGTAAAGATGGCTTTAGAAAGTTCTATCCCTGTTGTGGTTGTTAGGCCAGAGGATATAGAGAAGGTTAGAGAATTAGGAAATATAAAAGTGGCTTCACATAGCTTAGATGCTGACATAGTCTTAATTAGTAAGAATGATGACATAGAGTTCTTAAAGGAGGCTAAAGAAAAGGGAAAGGAAACAGCTATCTATATCCCAATAGAGTCTAAGGAAGATGAAGAGTTTGCCTCAGAGGTTGCAAGGTTTGGATTTGTTGATTATATAGTTATTGAGGGAAGGGATTGGACAATCATCCCACTTGAGAACTTAATAGCTGATCTCTTCAATAGAGATGTTAAAATTGTTGCCAGTGTTAAGGACCTGAAAGAGGCTAAAACTTCCTATGAGATCTTAGAGAAAGGGACTGATGGAGTTCTTCTAAACCCTGAGAAGTTGGAAGATGTAAAAGAGCTTTCAAAATTAATTGAAGAGCTTAACAAGGAGAAGGTTAAGTTAGACACTGCTGTAATAACCAAGGTTGAGCCTATTGGAAGTGGAGATAGGGTTTGTATAGATACTTGCTCCCTAATGAAGATTGGTGAAGGGATGTTAGTGGGCTCTTACTCAAGAGGTTTATTTTTAGTTCATTCTGAAACTGTTGAAAACCCATATGTTGATACAAGACCCTTCAGAGTAAATGCTGGTCCAGTTCATGCCTATATATTATGCCCAGGGAATAAGACAAAGTATTTAAGTGACTTAAAAGCTGGAGACAAGGTTTTAATAGTTGACAAGGATGGAAATGCAAGAGAAGCCATAGTTGGAAGAGTTAAGATTGAGAAGAGACCTTTAATATTAATAGAAGCTGAGTATAAAGGAGATAAGATAAGGACAATCTTACAAAATGCTGAAACCATAAGGTTAGTTGGAGAGGATGGAAAGCCTATATCTGTTGTTGAGCTGAAGCCAGGAGATAAGGTTTTAATAAAGTATGATGAATATGCCAGACACTTTGGAATGGCCATAAAGGAGAGTATTATAGAGAAATAA
- the hypE gene encoding hydrogenase expression/formation protein HypE, with translation MQELIKNLILKNIELKRAGSLGLEDLDDSSTILLGDKEIALTTDGYTVKPIFFPGGDIGKLSVCGTVNDLSCVGAKPLALSLSLIIPEGFEEEKLERVIKSINLASKEAEVPIITGDTKVSDGIDELIIVTSGVGIVKKLIKDSGVQENDTIIVSGTVGEHGLSILLAREGFEFEGNIESDVSPLNKMLEEVIDKVEVHAIKDLTRGGLANGLNELSEKSKIGIVVEEERIPIKDEVKALCDILGLDPLTMANEGKVVIAVPEEEAERCLKILKKHKYGKDAEIIGYATKETDKVLLDTGFGRRILEPPIGDPIPRVC, from the coding sequence ATGCAGGAGCTAATAAAAAATTTAATATTAAAGAATATTGAGCTTAAAAGAGCTGGCTCCTTAGGGTTGGAAGATTTAGATGATTCCTCAACCATCCTCTTAGGAGATAAAGAGATAGCTTTAACCACTGATGGTTACACTGTTAAACCCATCTTCTTCCCTGGTGGAGATATTGGAAAATTGTCAGTTTGTGGAACTGTTAATGATCTTTCCTGTGTTGGAGCCAAGCCCTTAGCTCTCTCCCTATCTTTAATAATCCCTGAAGGTTTTGAAGAGGAGAAGTTAGAAAGGGTTATAAAATCAATAAACTTAGCCTCTAAGGAGGCTGAGGTTCCAATAATTACAGGAGATACTAAGGTTTCTGATGGCATAGATGAGCTAATCATTGTAACCTCTGGAGTTGGGATTGTTAAAAAGTTAATAAAAGACTCAGGAGTTCAGGAAAATGACACTATTATAGTCTCAGGAACTGTTGGAGAGCATGGCCTCTCTATCTTACTGGCAAGGGAAGGCTTTGAGTTTGAGGGAAATATAGAGTCTGATGTTTCTCCACTGAATAAGATGTTAGAAGAGGTTATTGATAAGGTGGAGGTTCACGCTATAAAGGATTTAACCAGAGGAGGCTTAGCCAATGGGTTAAATGAGCTTTCAGAGAAAAGTAAAATTGGGATAGTTGTAGAGGAAGAGAGGATTCCAATAAAAGATGAAGTAAAAGCCCTATGTGACATCTTAGGCTTAGATCCTCTAACTATGGCAAATGAGGGAAAGGTTGTTATAGCTGTCCCTGAGGAAGAGGCTGAGAGGTGCTTAAAAATTTTAAAAAAGCATAAGTATGGAAAAGATGCTGAAATTATTGGATATGCAACTAAAGAGACAGATAAAGTTTTATTAGATACAGGGTTTGGTAGGAGAATTTTAGAGCCTCCTATTGGTGATCCTATTCCAAGAGTCTGTTAA
- the cas7i gene encoding type I-B CRISPR-associated protein Cas7/Cst2/DevR, with protein sequence MKFVSGLVLIDAPHSALNMMGTDTSTPDRNKVVVKKLKCGRDSYAYVSAQAWRYWWRLTLKEHFNWELSPVEKVEGKNQVYTKANPIKYPDDDIFGYMKAMEDFTVTRISPLKNTPLISILPVRNSLTSDFANTSRHEGDPVIYEMEFYSTVLKGAFSLDLDAVGRFSLIDKAGFRNIIDFEKYKEDKKKSKKLEKIRKEINWDEEYLKAAKEIGVIMKKNEWIMPNDIRAKRATETIKALKYLYGGAKQTLFLTDVTPKFIALGMFNGGINPFISDIFYEDRGEIVFNKEALVKRLEEFKDVLESKKIFFGFDEGFIKKWGLEEIKDIKINGIEVIYGSVGEILEEISKEISNYYNLVLKDDQS encoded by the coding sequence ATGAAATTTGTGAGTGGCTTAGTCTTAATTGATGCTCCACACTCTGCTTTAAATATGATGGGAACTGACACCAGTACACCTGATAGAAATAAGGTTGTTGTTAAAAAACTTAAGTGTGGAAGGGATAGCTATGCCTATGTTTCTGCCCAGGCATGGAGATATTGGTGGAGACTAACATTAAAAGAACACTTTAATTGGGAACTCTCTCCTGTGGAAAAGGTTGAAGGTAAGAATCAAGTCTATACTAAAGCCAATCCTATAAAATATCCAGATGATGATATCTTTGGATATATGAAGGCTATGGAAGATTTTACAGTGACAAGAATCTCTCCACTAAAAAACACTCCTCTAATTTCTATACTTCCTGTAAGAAACTCTTTAACTTCTGACTTTGCAAACACCTCAAGGCATGAGGGAGATCCTGTAATATATGAAATGGAGTTTTACTCAACAGTATTAAAAGGGGCATTCTCTTTAGATTTAGATGCAGTTGGTAGATTCTCACTCATTGACAAGGCAGGATTTAGGAATATAATAGACTTTGAGAAATATAAAGAAGATAAAAAGAAGAGTAAAAAATTAGAGAAGATTAGAAAGGAAATAAATTGGGATGAAGAATATTTAAAGGCTGCTAAAGAGATTGGAGTAATAATGAAAAAAAATGAATGGATTATGCCAAATGATATTAGGGCTAAGAGGGCTACTGAAACTATTAAAGCTCTAAAATATTTATATGGTGGTGCTAAGCAAACACTATTCTTAACTGATGTTACTCCTAAATTTATAGCCTTAGGAATGTTCAATGGTGGAATTAACCCATTTATCTCAGATATCTTCTATGAAGATAGGGGAGAAATAGTTTTTAATAAAGAAGCTTTGGTAAAAAGGTTAGAAGAATTTAAAGATGTGTTAGAGTCTAAAAAAATATTCTTTGGATTTGATGAAGGGTTTATCAAAAAATGGGGCTTGGAGGAAATAAAGGATATAAAAATTAATGGAATAGAGGTAATTTATGGGAGTGTTGGGGAAATCTTAGAAGAGATCTCTAAAGAAATTTCTAATTACTATAATTTGGTGTTAAAGGATGATCAGAGTTAA
- the cas2 gene encoding CRISPR-associated endonuclease Cas2 → MYIIIVYDVNVKRVNKVKSFLRKHLNWIQNSVFEGEVTESELEWIKTKLSMIINKEEDAIVIYKLKSKPKREIIGIEKNPIDDII, encoded by the coding sequence ATGTATATCATAATTGTATATGATGTAAATGTAAAAAGAGTTAATAAAGTAAAAAGTTTTTTAAGGAAGCATCTTAATTGGATACAAAATAGCGTATTTGAGGGAGAGGTTACAGAATCTGAATTAGAGTGGATTAAAACTAAACTATCAATGATTATTAATAAAGAGGAAGACGCCATTGTAATTTATAAATTAAAAAGTAAGCCAAAAAGAGAAATTATTGGTATAGAGAAAAACCCTATAGATGATATAATTTAA
- a CDS encoding CRISPR-associated helicase/endonuclease Cas3, with translation MTNLCLAKFNPDELLECHVYATLNVMRSLKDNFFWVPELTNENFWELLFYAIVLHDIGKCATGFQKDPKNWGYRHEVLSTPFVEFLDYGEDEKNMIALAILTHHKYIDELKNSQMLPRLYYGVYKNKIKELLENKGYLINFYFPRIEDWELRIFRKKLKKFNLPKNWEEKIGNYNFNELLDWYDENVREKKTELIFLKGLLNACDHLASAGEYSILTLPNLKERIFEKISNLRELQEKLLFIKRNAILKAPTGYGKTEAALLWSYTNLDSVRKRYPNRVFYILPYKVSINAMYERLKSYLPEGGMVALLHSSSQYYLYVSGYEYRRLTNLYRKIYSPMKVLTPFQIMKAFFGVGFYEMELSELAKSLLIFDEIHVYEPNIIGIILGMLDILVNGYKAKALIMSATLPTFLEELFKETLKAEDVKFEKEDPDEFTRHRVRVVDGNVFDIIQNLELNKNFFIFGEIKLEKPVLIVCNTVDRAIEVYKYLKNKKFKVLLIHGRFTYGDRERLEKEVRKNIEHYDFIVSTQVIEVSLDISFNSILSEPAPLDALIQRFGRVNRHGWKDGVIKDVYVLTEGSERDKYVYKEWMVKNTLKVLQEINEELLRESKIQDYLDEVYKDSNKIIKSIMSAKDTTIDIFNSLKPLYSSENEERFYELFQGLEVIPIKYIGKVNELIDQRRYIEIYKYMVPLSISKYFSIKEKLGDVFRYEPKLKSVIASLKYDSELGLLLDNIDMDEDQWIM, from the coding sequence ATGACAAATCTCTGTTTAGCTAAATTTAATCCTGATGAACTCTTGGAATGTCATGTTTATGCTACACTAAATGTTATGAGGAGTTTAAAAGATAACTTTTTTTGGGTTCCTGAGCTAACCAATGAAAATTTTTGGGAGCTATTATTTTATGCTATAGTATTACATGACATTGGGAAATGTGCTACAGGCTTTCAAAAGGATCCTAAGAATTGGGGATATAGGCATGAGGTTCTATCTACTCCTTTTGTAGAGTTTTTAGATTATGGTGAAGATGAAAAAAATATGATAGCCTTAGCTATTTTAACCCACCATAAATATATAGATGAGTTAAAGAATAGCCAAATGTTACCAAGGCTATACTATGGAGTATATAAAAATAAAATTAAAGAGCTGTTAGAAAATAAAGGTTATTTAATAAACTTTTACTTTCCAAGAATTGAAGATTGGGAGTTAAGAATATTTAGGAAAAAGTTAAAAAAATTTAACTTGCCAAAAAATTGGGAAGAAAAAATAGGAAATTATAACTTTAATGAGCTATTGGATTGGTATGATGAAAATGTAAGAGAAAAAAAGACAGAATTGATTTTTCTAAAAGGATTGTTAAATGCCTGTGATCACTTAGCCTCAGCTGGTGAGTATAGTATATTAACTCTCCCAAATCTAAAAGAAAGAATTTTTGAAAAAATTAGTAACTTAAGAGAATTACAAGAAAAGCTATTATTTATAAAGAGAAATGCTATTTTAAAAGCTCCTACAGGTTATGGAAAGACTGAAGCTGCCTTGCTATGGAGCTATACAAACTTAGACAGTGTTAGAAAGAGATATCCAAATAGGGTTTTTTACATCCTACCATATAAAGTTAGTATAAATGCTATGTATGAGCGTTTAAAGTCTTATCTTCCTGAGGGGGGAATGGTAGCTCTTTTACACAGCTCTTCCCAATATTACTTATATGTCTCTGGATATGAATATAGGAGATTAACTAACTTGTATAGGAAAATTTATTCTCCAATGAAGGTTTTAACACCCTTCCAAATTATGAAGGCATTCTTTGGAGTAGGATTCTATGAAATGGAGTTATCTGAATTAGCAAAGTCTCTTTTAATTTTTGATGAGATTCATGTTTATGAGCCAAATATCATAGGGATAATATTAGGAATGTTAGATATACTTGTAAATGGCTACAAAGCTAAAGCTCTAATAATGTCAGCCACACTTCCAACTTTTTTAGAAGAGCTGTTTAAAGAGACTCTAAAAGCTGAAGATGTGAAATTTGAAAAAGAAGATCCTGATGAATTTACAAGGCATAGAGTTAGAGTTGTAGATGGAAATGTCTTTGACATAATACAAAATTTAGAATTAAACAAAAATTTCTTTATTTTTGGTGAAATTAAGTTAGAAAAGCCAGTTCTTATAGTTTGTAATACTGTTGATAGAGCAATAGAAGTTTATAAATATTTAAAAAATAAGAAATTTAAAGTATTGCTAATACATGGAAGGTTTACATATGGAGACAGGGAGAGGTTAGAGAAAGAGGTTAGGAAGAATATAGAGCATTATGATTTTATTGTGTCAACACAAGTTATTGAAGTTTCATTGGACATAAGCTTTAATTCAATTCTATCAGAGCCTGCACCATTAGATGCTCTAATTCAAAGATTTGGTAGGGTAAATAGACATGGTTGGAAAGATGGAGTAATTAAAGATGTCTATGTCTTAACTGAAGGCTCTGAGAGGGATAAATATGTCTATAAGGAGTGGATGGTTAAAAATACTTTAAAGGTTCTCCAAGAAATTAATGAAGAATTATTAAGAGAGTCTAAAATACAAGATTACTTAGATGAAGTCTATAAGGATTCAAATAAAATTATTAAAAGTATTATGTCTGCAAAGGATACAACAATAGATATATTTAATAGTTTAAAACCATTATATAGCAGTGAAAATGAGGAAAGATTTTATGAGCTCTTCCAAGGACTTGAGGTTATCCCTATTAAGTATATTGGGAAAGTTAATGAACTTATTGACCAAAGAAGATATATAGAAATCTACAAGTATATGGTTCCACTGTCTATTAGTAAATACTTCTCCATTAAGGAAAAATTAGGAGATGTTTTTAGATATGAGCCAAAACTTAAATCAGTTATTGCCAGTTTAAAGTATGATTCAGAGCTTGGGCTATTGCTTGATAATATTGATATGGATGAGGATCAATGGATAATGTGA